GTCATAACCCAAAGTGTGCAAAACGTTCTTGCCCAGCATGCGGTTATAGCGCGCAAAGACGTCAGTTGCGATATAACCCAGTGGGTGACCAACGTGAAGACCCGCACCGGAAGGATAAGGGAACATGTCCTGGACAAAGAGCTTGTCCTTCGGCAATGGCTTATCGGTGGCTAACTTCCCTACTGGGTTGGCAGCATCAAAAGTGCCGTTATCAATCCAGTACTTCTGCCAGCGCTGTTCAATCTCAGTCGCCAGTTCCGGGGTATAGCGGTGCGTAGTGGTTTCACTAGGGTTCGTCATAGCATCACAGTCTAGTAGGTCAACCCACCAGCAGCGTAAGTTGGATACTTCTCCCCTGCGCTTAGCCACATCATGATGTCGAGTCCATCACATTCAGGTCGCTCGAACGTCCACCCCGGCGCACTGAATGTCCTGGGCCAGGACGACGATGGTTTCTCCGTCATGATTGAGGGCGGCGCCATTGACTGGACTGGTCACGCTAACCAGTCCGCGCGTGAGATTGAAGAAATGCAGGACTTCAACGCTTCCGTTGACGCTGCTATCGAGTGGGTCAAGACCAACTCCAATTGGGAAGAAACCCTGTTGATTGTTACCGCTGACCACGAAACCGGCTACCTCTCCGGCATGAATGAGCCAGAAGACGGCAAGTGGAACGTCATGGCCGGTGACTCGTCTACCCTGCCAACTCACGAGTGGTACTCCGGTAACCACACCAACCAGGTAGTTCCTTTCTTCTTCAAGGGCGCTGGCTCTGAAGACATCATGAGCCAGGTCAAGGGCACCGACCCGGTGCGCGGTGACTACATCGACAACACTGACATCGCAAAGCTAGCGAAAAACACCTGGTGGACCAACGGCAGCAACACCGGTGGCAACGACGATGACGACAAGAAGCCTGTTGCTTCTGGTTCCAGCAACGCTTTCTCTGGCCTTGCGGGCGCGGGCATCATGGCTGCTGTCATTGGCGCGCTGGTAGCACTCGCCCAATCCGTGGGCGTTGTCTCCATTGACACCTCCGCGATTGACCGTTTGATCCGTCAGTTCAAGTAGTTCGCAATCACCAGTTTTTGGCTGGTGGTTTAATGGACTGCATGAATGCACGCGTTGCCTCCACCAATATTGCCGTCCCCCGCGACAATGCGGCTGGTACTTACAGCCGCACCGGGATCGATAAGCAGCCGGCCGAATCCATCTCTGTGTTCGCGCCCGGGCCCAACTACGGCGACGGCTCCGGCGTGACCGGAGATTTTATTGGCGATGACCAGCACCACGGCGGCGCACACAAAGCCGTGTATGCGTTCTCGCGCGAAGAGCTGGACTTTTGGCAGGATGAGCTAGGCAGAAAGCTTGTCGATGGCTCCTTTGGAGAAAACCTCACCACCCACGGCATCGACCTGGGTGGTCTTGTCATCAATCAGCGCGTTCGAATTGGAACCGCGGTTTTAGAGGTCTCAGTCCCCCGCACCCCGTGCGCGACTTTTGCTGCATGGCTGGAGGAAAAAGGCTGGGTGAAAAAGTTCACCGCACGCGGCGACTGCGGTGCTTATTTTCGAGTTATTTCCCCAGGCACTATCACCCCGAATGACGAGATAATTCTTGAAGAAGCTCCTAGCCACGGAGTCACCATGGCTGAAGCTTTCGCCGTAAAGATGGGCGCCAAAGAAAACCTAGAAAAAGTGGTGAATGCCCATTGTTTACCTGGGCATCACCACGAACAGCTTGCACGCCGTTTAGAGCGGGTAAATTAGCCGTTCACCACGTGTGGGTAGGCAAGGCCCTTGAGGCCTTCTACGCCGAACTCAACGCCGTAGCCGGAGTTCTTGGTGCCACCAAATGGGATGCGTGGATCCACGTTGCCGTGGGCATTGATCCAGGTAGTACCGGCTTCGAGCTGCGATGCAACCTCGAGGGCACGCTCGCGGTCAGAAGACCAGACGGAAGACCCCAGGCCAACATCGAGGGAGTTAGCCATCTCGATGGCTTCATCAATAGTCGAGTACTTGATAATCGGCAGGGCTGGGCCAAATTGCTCTTCAGCAACCAGTGGGTTGTCGTTGTCGATATCAGCAACCAGGGTAGTAGGGAAGAAGTATCCCGGCTGGTCGTAGTCAGGCTCACCGCCAACAAGCACACGTGCGCCGCCGTCCTTTGCAGCCTTGACCAGCTTGTCGACGATATCGAACTGCTGCTTATTCTGCAGCGGCCCCAGCACGTTTTCTTCTTCCAGGCCGACGCCCATCGGCATATTCTTGGCCACCTCAACGAGTGCGTCCACGACCTCGTCATAGATGGACTCTGGAACGTACAGACGCTTCATCGCGGCACAGGTCTGACCAGTGTTAATGAATGCGCCCCAGAAAAGGCCCTCGGCGATTTCCTTAGCGTTGACATCGTCAAGCACAATGCCAGCGTCGTTGCCGCCGAGCTCAAGAGTCACGCGAGCCAGGGAAGCTGCGGTGGATTCCACAATCTTGCGGCCGGTCTCAGTGGAGCCGGTGAACATCAGCTTGTCGATGCCCTGGCTCGTCGACAGGGCCGCGCCCACCTTGCCATCGCCAGTGACGATGTTGAGCACACCTTCCGGTAGGACACTGTTGATGACCTTGACCAACGCAAGAACAGACAGCGGCGTGTATTCGGAGGGCTTCATGACAACGGTGTTGCCCATGCGCAATGCCGGGGCTAACTGCCAAACGGAAATCATCATTGGCCAGTTCCATGGGCCAATCGCGCCAACCACGCCGAGTGGGCGGTAGAAGACCTTCGCGGTGGTCTCACCGTCTTCAACAACGGTGTGGTCAGGGGATTCAAAGGAAGCGGTGGCACGCAGCCATGCCGAACATGCGCCGACCTCAAAGCGGGCATTTGGTCCGTTCAGTGGCTTACCCTGCTCGCGGGAGAGCAGTTCGGCGAGTGGTTCAGCAGCGGCTTCAATGGCATCGGCAGCAGCAAGCAGCAGTTCATTGCGCTTTGCCTCGCCGAGCTTTGCCCATTCCTTCTGCGCATCGCGTGCGCGGGTGATCGCTGCTTCCATATCTTCTGGGGTGCCGGCCGGGGCAACGCCCACAACTTCGCCGGTGGCTGGGTTTTTCACTTCATCGCCGGATTCAGCAACGATGGAAGCGAGTAGGGAATCATAGGTATCGAACTGGGACACGAAGTGCTCCTTATGTGTAGGTAACCGTGAAGAATACGCTTATCTCTAGGATATATATCACTTGCATTTATTGTTGTGTTTGCGCGCACAGTAGTTGTTTCTTAATGTGAACCCCGCCCAGCTTTCTGGCGATATAGTTGAAACATGCCGCAATTACCTGCCTCCCACTTGGACCTCAACGAGTGGAAAATTGCGTCTAATTCGGCGTTCGGGAAGCTCGATATTGAGGCATCAGACCCGGAGTCTTTCCAGGTAGAGCTTAAAACCGCGACGGCAGGGGATGTGTCTTTATTTGATATGCGCACCGGTCCGCATTCCGTTGCCCGGCGCGCTGAGGACATTCCGGCGGGGGACGTGCCGTACTGCAAGTTGAGCCTGCAAATTCAAGGCTCATCGGTGATGCGCCAGGATGGTCGCGAGTGCCAGCTAAATCCGGGGGACTTGGCGTTGTATGTCACGCAGCGTCCTTATGAGCTGGAGTATTCGCAGGAACAGCATTCGCTGGTGGTGCTCTTTCCGCAAAGCTACTTGCACCTGACGCCGTTCCAATTGGAGAGCATTACCGCGCGCACCGTGTCACGCACCGACGGTCTGGGCCGGGTGATGGTGCCGTTGTTTGAGCAGTTGGCTGAAAACATTGAGGTGCTTGAAGGC
This region of Corynebacterium casei LMG S-19264 genomic DNA includes:
- a CDS encoding alkaline phosphatase; amino-acid sequence: MSSPSHSGRSNVHPGALNVLGQDDDGFSVMIEGGAIDWTGHANQSAREIEEMQDFNASVDAAIEWVKTNSNWEETLLIVTADHETGYLSGMNEPEDGKWNVMAGDSSTLPTHEWYSGNHTNQVVPFFFKGAGSEDIMSQVKGTDPVRGDYIDNTDIAKLAKNTWWTNGSNTGGNDDDDKKPVASGSSNAFSGLAGAGIMAAVIGALVALAQSVGVVSIDTSAIDRLIRQFK
- a CDS encoding MOSC domain-containing protein, which produces MNARVASTNIAVPRDNAAGTYSRTGIDKQPAESISVFAPGPNYGDGSGVTGDFIGDDQHHGGAHKAVYAFSREELDFWQDELGRKLVDGSFGENLTTHGIDLGGLVINQRVRIGTAVLEVSVPRTPCATFAAWLEEKGWVKKFTARGDCGAYFRVISPGTITPNDEIILEEAPSHGVTMAEAFAVKMGAKENLEKVVNAHCLPGHHHEQLARRLERVN
- a CDS encoding aldehyde dehydrogenase family protein, producing the protein MSQFDTYDSLLASIVAESGDEVKNPATGEVVGVAPAGTPEDMEAAITRARDAQKEWAKLGEAKRNELLLAAADAIEAAAEPLAELLSREQGKPLNGPNARFEVGACSAWLRATASFESPDHTVVEDGETTAKVFYRPLGVVGAIGPWNWPMMISVWQLAPALRMGNTVVMKPSEYTPLSVLALVKVINSVLPEGVLNIVTGDGKVGAALSTSQGIDKLMFTGSTETGRKIVESTAASLARVTLELGGNDAGIVLDDVNAKEIAEGLFWGAFINTGQTCAAMKRLYVPESIYDEVVDALVEVAKNMPMGVGLEEENVLGPLQNKQQFDIVDKLVKAAKDGGARVLVGGEPDYDQPGYFFPTTLVADIDNDNPLVAEEQFGPALPIIKYSTIDEAIEMANSLDVGLGSSVWSSDRERALEVASQLEAGTTWINAHGNVDPRIPFGGTKNSGYGVEFGVEGLKGLAYPHVVNG
- a CDS encoding AraC-like ligand-binding domain-containing protein, whose amino-acid sequence is MPQLPASHLDLNEWKIASNSAFGKLDIEASDPESFQVELKTATAGDVSLFDMRTGPHSVARRAEDIPAGDVPYCKLSLQIQGSSVMRQDGRECQLNPGDLALYVTQRPYELEYSQEQHSLVVLFPQSYLHLTPFQLESITARTVSRTDGLGRVMVPLFEQLAENIEVLEGPHAVALLQSALNMLVTVFASELDSQPGMNSENLLFEQAQQYIEQNLSDPELGPQTIADALFVSVRQLHARFAAQKTTVGVFIRTQRLEHIREDLANPLMKSESISTISARYGLHDASQVSRAFKTEFRESPSAFRARVFQS